CAGAAGTAGAAAATGTAGTAGAACAAGTGAGTGAATTAAAAGAACATGATGGAAAACATCTAGGAGTACACCGTCAACAATTTTTCAAACCTTTTGATTCATTTTCCCCTAATCAAACTTACCAGGAAATTGAAAGATCTTTGGGATCAGGAAGTGGAACTAATACAATGCATCCACCATCTGAATCCAATAATTCAAGCGGGAATTTAGataaaatgcattattatcTTTCTGACAcattacaaaatattgatCCAGTACCCGTAGTTGGTGTATCTGGCGGTATGGGTGCATTATATTTACTTCTTAaggtaataaaaatttgaaacatTATCTATGTGTTtacattaaatttaaatt
This DNA window, taken from Plasmodium cynomolgi strain B DNA, scaffold: 0269, whole genome shotgun sequence, encodes the following:
- a CDS encoding hypothetical protein (putative); protein product: MEEAIDLTHSQQASRSTISGSANVEIRNTIVSENQGQEKNLRTEVENVVEQVSELKEHDGKHLGVHRQQFFKPFDSFSPNQTYQEIERSLGSGSGTNTMHPPSESNNSSGNLDKMHYYLSDTLQNIDPVPVVGVSGGMGALYLLLKLEPSLVEEDLDNESVLDSINNTQISFQVIKDMEMEILDMIKLI